In Kordiimonas sp. SCSIO 12610, the following are encoded in one genomic region:
- a CDS encoding acetyl-CoA C-acyltransferase has protein sequence MSKDPIVIVGMARTPMGGLLGDLSTTVASDLGATAIKGALDSAGVDGESIDETIMGCVLPAGQSQAPARQASKKAGIPDATGAVTINKMCGSGMKAMMQAHDALVAGSGDVIVAGGMESMSLAPHIMPTSRTGTKYGSMQVLDHMALDGLTDAYAGEPMGVFAEKCAEHYQFTREAQDAYAIESLKRAQRAIENGDFEGEVVPVTVKSRRGDTEIRIDEQPGKARLDKIPGLRPAFKKDGTVTAANASSISDGAAAVVMMRASEAEKRGLTPLATVKAHSNHAHEPEWFTTAPVKAVEKVLDKAGWTKDDVDLFELNEAFAVVPMAAMQELGLDHDKVNVNGGACALGHPIGASGARICVTLINALKKRGLKRGVASLCIGGGEATALALEVH, from the coding sequence ATGTCTAAAGATCCTATTGTTATCGTCGGTATGGCACGCACCCCAATGGGCGGCCTCTTGGGTGACCTCTCTACAACAGTTGCTTCTGATTTGGGTGCAACAGCGATTAAAGGGGCGCTTGATAGTGCTGGTGTTGACGGCGAAAGCATCGACGAAACGATCATGGGCTGTGTCTTACCTGCTGGCCAAAGTCAGGCCCCTGCCCGTCAGGCTAGCAAGAAAGCTGGTATTCCAGATGCGACAGGCGCCGTTACGATTAATAAAATGTGTGGTTCTGGCATGAAGGCGATGATGCAAGCGCATGATGCGCTCGTTGCGGGGTCTGGCGATGTTATTGTGGCCGGCGGTATGGAAAGCATGTCGCTCGCGCCGCACATTATGCCAACAAGCCGTACAGGCACGAAATACGGTAGCATGCAGGTCCTTGACCATATGGCACTTGATGGCCTTACAGACGCCTACGCTGGCGAGCCAATGGGTGTATTTGCAGAGAAATGTGCCGAACATTATCAGTTTACCCGTGAAGCACAGGACGCATATGCGATTGAATCGCTGAAGCGTGCGCAGCGCGCGATCGAAAATGGTGATTTCGAAGGTGAAGTCGTACCAGTAACCGTAAAATCACGCCGTGGCGACACTGAAATCAGGATCGATGAGCAACCAGGCAAAGCACGCCTTGATAAAATCCCTGGCCTTCGCCCTGCCTTTAAGAAAGACGGCACAGTAACTGCCGCAAATGCTAGCTCTATTTCGGATGGTGCTGCTGCAGTTGTAATGATGCGCGCTTCAGAAGCCGAAAAACGCGGTCTGACACCACTTGCAACCGTAAAAGCGCATTCAAATCACGCACACGAGCCAGAGTGGTTCACAACTGCGCCCGTGAAGGCCGTTGAAAAGGTTTTGGACAAAGCTGGCTGGACCAAGGATGATGTTGACCTATTTGAGCTTAACGAAGCCTTCGCTGTTGTTCCAATGGCAGCCATGCAGGAACTTGGCCTCGATCATGACAAAGTCAATGTAAACGGCGGTGCATGTGCACTTGGCCACCCGATTGGTGCGTCTGGTGCCCGTATCTGTGTGACGCTAATTAATGCCCTTAAAAAACGCGGCCTAAAGCGCGGTGTCGCTAGCCTGTGCATCGGCGGCGGCGAGGCAACAGCGCTTGCCTTAGAAGTTCATTAA
- a CDS encoding patatin-like phospholipase family protein produces the protein MKIGLVLGGGAGLGWAHIGAFRVLEHAGIHIDVVAGTSIGSIVGASIAAGKLDDLEEIARDITIKEILMMGEFSFKKGSILGAGKIEKEMRRHFGNHTIESLDIPFAAIAADVYTGERVVMDQGDVVTAIRASSAVPGVLPPVDTNRMMLIDGGVVDPVPVEAARELGADFIIAVDLQADFQGRVKSMGFDPLQEKPRAAAMKTARAGLYLTLSTLGRIRSEAAKADVIIEPKIGHIEASDFTKANELIALGAQAMDEVLPEIEILLEQRSIKL, from the coding sequence GTGAAAATTGGTTTGGTTCTTGGGGGTGGTGCAGGGCTTGGATGGGCGCATATTGGCGCCTTCCGCGTGCTTGAGCATGCTGGAATTCATATCGATGTCGTCGCTGGTACCAGTATAGGCTCTATTGTTGGGGCGTCGATTGCCGCTGGCAAGCTTGATGATCTGGAAGAAATCGCGCGCGATATCACCATCAAGGAAATCCTGATGATGGGTGAGTTCAGTTTCAAGAAAGGCAGCATCCTTGGGGCCGGTAAAATCGAAAAGGAAATGCGCCGTCATTTCGGTAACCACACCATCGAAAGCCTTGATATTCCGTTCGCAGCTATCGCGGCTGATGTATACACGGGTGAGCGCGTTGTTATGGATCAGGGTGATGTGGTGACCGCGATCCGCGCATCATCGGCGGTTCCCGGAGTTTTGCCTCCAGTTGACACCAACCGTATGATGTTAATTGATGGCGGGGTGGTTGACCCTGTGCCGGTAGAGGCTGCGCGTGAACTGGGTGCTGATTTCATCATTGCAGTTGACCTGCAAGCTGATTTTCAGGGTAGGGTGAAAAGTATGGGGTTTGACCCTCTACAGGAAAAACCACGGGCTGCCGCGATGAAAACGGCGCGTGCGGGCCTGTATTTAACACTAAGTACGCTCGGGCGCATACGAAGCGAAGCGGCGAAGGCTGATGTGATTATTGAACCTAAAATCGGTCATATCGAAGCGAGTGATTTCACAAAAGCAAATGAACTGATTGCGCTCGGCGCTCAGGCAATGGACGAGGTCTTGCCTGAGATTGAGATTTTGCTCGAACAACGCTCTATAAAGTTATGA
- a CDS encoding 2OG-Fe(II) oxygenase yields the protein MKSRKRFRYYRYRKGQQFDWHMDGAFMRPNGERSLFTLMFYLNDGFEGGDITFCDWGSPLLFDDFAITPQAGKALLFFHPISHKGEPVISGEKFVLRTDVMYSAKAGSQDPWHRAR from the coding sequence ATGAAATCTCGTAAGCGTTTTCGATATTATCGTTATAGAAAAGGCCAGCAGTTTGATTGGCATATGGATGGTGCCTTTATGCGGCCAAATGGAGAGCGCAGCCTTTTTACCTTAATGTTCTATTTGAATGACGGCTTTGAAGGTGGTGATATCACGTTTTGTGATTGGGGTTCACCGTTGCTATTTGACGATTTCGCTATTACGCCGCAGGCTGGCAAGGCGCTTTTATTTTTTCATCCGATAAGTCACAAAGGTGAACCAGTAATATCAGGTGAAAAGTTTGTACTTCGAACTGATGTTATGTATTCAGCGAAAGCTGGCAGTCAGGACCCTTGGCATAGAGCACGATGA
- the ssb gene encoding single-stranded DNA-binding protein → MAGSVNKVILVGNLGRDPEVRTMQDGSPVVNLSIATSDTWKDRNTGERRERTEWHRVVIFNEALAKVAQNYLKKGSTVYLEGALQTRKWTDQSGMEKYTTEIVLQRYRGELTMLGGRGGNDGGYGGDQGGYGGGNDFGGSSGGNQGGGFGGGNQGGGQSGGFGGGNDLDDEIPF, encoded by the coding sequence ATGGCTGGTAGTGTAAATAAGGTAATTTTGGTTGGAAATCTGGGGCGTGATCCAGAGGTTAGAACCATGCAGGACGGCTCTCCTGTCGTGAATCTGTCGATTGCCACCAGCGATACATGGAAAGATCGAAATACTGGTGAGCGCCGTGAGCGCACAGAGTGGCACCGTGTTGTTATTTTCAATGAGGCGCTGGCTAAGGTCGCGCAAAATTACCTGAAAAAAGGGTCAACTGTGTACTTGGAAGGCGCACTTCAAACCCGCAAATGGACTGATCAGTCAGGCATGGAAAAATACACAACAGAAATCGTTCTACAGCGTTACCGCGGTGAATTAACGATGCTGGGTGGTCGCGGTGGCAATGACGGTGGCTATGGCGGTGATCAGGGCGGCTACGGCGGCGGTAATGATTTTGGTGGATCATCTGGCGGTAACCAGGGCGGCGGCTTTGGTGGTGGAAATCAAGGCGGTGGTCAGTCCGGCGGTTTCGGTGGTGGTAACGACCTTGATGATGAGATTCCATTTTAA
- a CDS encoding PadR family transcriptional regulator translates to MKTQVTTDTKWDVQLRKGTLELVVLAALKDRRLYGLEILNLLHSLDTMKITEGTLYPLLDRLKRDGVVTAEWQQNGDERPRKYYQLTESGADKLESLTNRWRKSVQDIECLLKNNPQNNDSKRG, encoded by the coding sequence ATGAAAACCCAAGTTACGACAGATACAAAATGGGATGTGCAATTAAGAAAGGGCACGCTCGAGCTTGTTGTTCTGGCTGCCCTGAAAGACCGAAGGCTATATGGTCTGGAAATTCTTAATCTTTTGCATTCCCTCGATACCATGAAAATTACCGAAGGAACGCTGTATCCGCTTCTGGATCGACTGAAGCGGGACGGCGTTGTTACGGCAGAATGGCAACAGAACGGCGATGAACGCCCACGTAAATACTATCAATTAACAGAAAGCGGTGCGGATAAGCTTGAAAGCCTAACAAACCGATGGCGCAAATCCGTTCAGGATATCGAATGCCTTTTGAAGAATAATCCACAGAATAATGATAGCAAGAGAGGGTAA
- a CDS encoding metallophosphoesterase, with protein MVSLILTNLKHFLITSLILLLVGVAVIVSIGGHIGLAESTLAYKIGNEGPHVFYQENGLMAETIRGGRDDGFYIEKHFVKTGDTLKTSVHFPLDGSEFDIEIADNFSTPETVYDDDQAIVAISDIEGNYRAFRDFLIAHDVVDTDLNWAFGRGHLVLVGDFVDRGSSTTQVLWLIYKLEQEARAAGGNVHFILGNHEIKNLQGNFQSAADKYFYVAGALGKPQYELFSDNSFLGRWMASKNTAERINGILFMHGGIHPDLSNMDYTLDDLNQIVRANYRKVFMPWREAGKENILMDTRNGPSWYRGYFKSDLSQAIVDAGLAKFEAKAIVVGHQPQWSVRALYDKKVFAIDVHHPDDYSGSFPTKSSEGLLISSDGKFMRLTEDGGRHTLN; from the coding sequence ATGGTGTCGCTGATACTAACGAACCTAAAACATTTTCTTATAACAAGCCTGATACTATTGTTGGTGGGGGTTGCTGTTATTGTTTCAATCGGCGGGCATATTGGCCTTGCTGAAAGTACCCTCGCCTACAAAATCGGTAATGAGGGGCCACATGTTTTCTATCAAGAAAACGGCCTTATGGCAGAGACTATTCGAGGGGGACGTGACGATGGCTTTTATATTGAAAAACACTTTGTTAAAACAGGCGATACCCTCAAAACCTCAGTTCACTTCCCGCTGGATGGAAGTGAATTCGATATAGAAATTGCCGATAATTTTTCGACGCCCGAAACTGTATATGATGATGATCAAGCCATTGTCGCAATCTCTGATATTGAAGGCAACTACCGTGCATTTCGTGACTTTTTAATTGCTCATGATGTTGTTGACACAGATCTTAATTGGGCATTTGGGCGCGGCCACCTTGTTCTTGTTGGGGATTTTGTCGACCGTGGTTCATCAACCACGCAAGTTCTATGGCTCATTTATAAACTTGAACAGGAAGCCCGCGCCGCTGGTGGCAACGTCCATTTCATTTTAGGCAATCATGAAATCAAGAATTTACAGGGCAATTTTCAGAGTGCCGCAGACAAATATTTCTATGTCGCTGGTGCGCTTGGGAAACCTCAGTATGAACTTTTTAGCGATAATTCGTTTTTAGGCCGCTGGATGGCAAGCAAAAATACGGCTGAGCGGATCAATGGCATTCTCTTTATGCATGGAGGCATCCACCCGGATTTGAGCAACATGGATTATACACTTGACGATTTGAACCAGATTGTTCGCGCAAATTACCGTAAGGTGTTCATGCCGTGGCGCGAGGCCGGCAAGGAAAACATCTTAATGGATACACGGAATGGTCCATCCTGGTACCGTGGTTACTTTAAAAGTGACCTATCGCAGGCAATTGTTGACGCAGGGCTCGCAAAATTTGAGGCGAAAGCGATCGTAGTCGGTCATCAACCACAATGGTCTGTCAGGGCCTTATATGACAAGAAGGTATTTGCGATTGATGTCCATCATCCAGATGATTATTCAGGAAGTTTCCCAACCAAGAGTTCAGAAGGCTTATTGATCTCGAGCGACGGCAAATTTATGAGGTTAACCGAGGACGGGGGTCGTCATACCTTAAATTAA
- the uvrA gene encoding excinuclease ABC subunit UvrA: protein MLTEISVRGAREHNLKSVNVDIPRDKLVVITGLSGSGKSSLAFDTIYAEGQRRYVESLSAYARQFLEMMQKPDVDHIEGLSPAISIEQKTTSKNPRSTVGTVTEIYDYMRLLWARIGVPYSPATGLPIESQTVSQMVDRIMELGEGTRLYLLAPIVRGRKGEYRKEFVELQKRGFQRVKVDGEFYLIEDVPALNKKLKHDIEVVVDRLVLKEGLEQRLAESVETALDLTDGLMVVELAVKGDDEAERHLMSAKFACPVSGFTIEEIEPRLFSFNNPFGACPECDGLGSKLYFDPELSVPDKSKSIRQGAIAPWSNKSQNPSPFYFQALEAVAKHYDVTVDTPWKDIPSKAQDAFLFGTGSEDISIIYADGKRKFEVNKPFEGVINNIERRWRETDSNWMRDELSKYQSSTSCTKCGGARLKEEALAVKINSRHVSEITALSVKGAYEWFSALPEKLTGQQNAIADKVLKEIQERLGFLVNVGLDYLSLSRSSGTLSGGESQRIRLASQIGSGLTGVLYVLDEPSIGLHQRDNDRLLETLTNLRDQGNTVLVVEHDEDAVRTADYVIDMGPGAGEHGGTVVAEGTPNDIMKSAESLTGQYLTGVKSVPIPAARRKGHKGKKITVKGATSNNLKNVSGSIPLGTLTCITGVSGSGKSTFTIETLYKAVARDLNKARAIPGKHKSIEGLEHLDKIVDIDQSPIGRTPRSNPATYTGAFTPIREWFAGLPEAQARGYKPGRFSFNVKGGRCEACQGDGVIKIEMHFLPDVYVECDQCKGKRYNRETLEIKFKDKSIADVLDMTVEEGVKFFKAVPAIRHKFEMLERVGLSYIRVGQQATTLSGGEAQRVKLAKELSKRSTGKTLYILDEPTTGLHFEDVRKLMEVLDALVDQGNTVIVIEHNLEVIKTADWILDLGPEGGDGGGEIVATGTPELVAKIERSYTGKYLAPILERQAAE from the coding sequence ATGTTAACTGAAATTTCAGTACGCGGCGCGCGTGAACATAACTTAAAGTCAGTGAATGTCGACATTCCGCGCGATAAGCTTGTGGTGATCACCGGCCTGTCTGGCTCTGGCAAATCCTCACTCGCCTTCGACACAATATACGCTGAAGGCCAACGCCGGTACGTAGAAAGCCTGAGTGCTTACGCTCGTCAGTTCCTTGAAATGATGCAAAAGCCTGATGTTGATCATATTGAAGGCCTATCGCCAGCAATTTCGATTGAACAGAAAACAACCAGCAAAAACCCACGTTCAACTGTTGGCACTGTTACCGAAATCTATGACTATATGCGGCTCTTGTGGGCGAGGATTGGTGTGCCCTATTCTCCTGCAACTGGGCTCCCGATCGAAAGTCAAACCGTTAGCCAGATGGTTGACCGGATTATGGAGCTGGGCGAAGGAACGCGACTTTATTTGCTCGCCCCTATCGTTCGGGGCCGCAAGGGCGAATACCGGAAGGAATTTGTGGAACTTCAGAAACGTGGTTTTCAGCGCGTTAAGGTAGACGGTGAATTTTACCTGATTGAAGATGTTCCTGCGCTTAATAAAAAGCTCAAACACGATATTGAAGTTGTTGTTGATCGGTTGGTTTTAAAAGAAGGTTTGGAACAACGCTTGGCCGAAAGCGTAGAGACCGCCCTTGACCTAACGGATGGCCTAATGGTTGTTGAGCTCGCGGTAAAAGGCGATGATGAGGCAGAGCGCCATCTGATGTCCGCAAAATTCGCCTGCCCTGTATCAGGTTTCACTATCGAAGAAATCGAACCAAGGCTGTTTTCTTTCAACAACCCTTTTGGCGCCTGCCCGGAATGTGACGGCCTTGGTAGCAAGCTTTATTTTGATCCAGAACTCAGTGTACCCGATAAATCAAAATCAATTCGTCAGGGTGCAATTGCACCGTGGTCAAACAAATCACAAAACCCCTCACCTTTCTATTTCCAGGCGCTGGAAGCCGTTGCCAAACATTACGACGTTACGGTTGATACCCCGTGGAAAGATATCCCTTCAAAGGCGCAAGATGCCTTTTTGTTTGGTACAGGCAGCGAAGATATCTCAATCATATACGCGGACGGCAAACGCAAGTTTGAGGTCAACAAGCCATTTGAGGGTGTAATTAATAACATTGAACGGCGCTGGCGCGAAACCGACAGCAACTGGATGCGTGACGAGTTATCCAAATACCAGTCCTCAACATCCTGCACCAAATGCGGCGGCGCCCGCCTGAAGGAGGAAGCGCTCGCGGTTAAGATTAATAGCCGTCATGTTAGCGAGATCACAGCCCTTTCCGTCAAAGGCGCATATGAATGGTTCAGCGCGCTCCCTGAAAAGCTAACCGGTCAACAAAATGCTATTGCTGACAAGGTCCTCAAGGAAATTCAGGAACGTCTTGGCTTTTTGGTAAACGTTGGCCTTGATTACCTTTCGCTCTCGCGGTCCAGCGGCACATTATCGGGCGGCGAGAGCCAACGTATCCGCCTTGCTTCCCAAATCGGTTCGGGCCTCACGGGCGTGCTTTATGTTCTTGATGAGCCCTCAATTGGCCTCCATCAGCGTGATAATGATCGATTGTTAGAGACGCTCACCAATCTGCGTGATCAGGGAAACACTGTTCTTGTTGTCGAGCATGATGAAGATGCCGTTCGCACCGCCGATTATGTGATCGACATGGGACCCGGTGCTGGCGAGCACGGCGGTACTGTCGTCGCAGAAGGCACGCCCAACGATATTATGAAATCAGCCGAGAGCCTGACAGGTCAGTATCTAACGGGTGTGAAATCTGTTCCCATCCCAGCTGCACGTCGCAAGGGCCATAAGGGCAAGAAAATCACGGTTAAGGGGGCGACTTCAAATAACCTGAAGAATGTCTCAGGTTCTATCCCGCTTGGCACACTAACGTGCATTACGGGCGTTTCAGGGTCCGGCAAATCCACCTTCACCATCGAAACGCTTTATAAAGCCGTTGCCCGTGATTTGAATAAAGCGCGCGCCATCCCCGGCAAGCATAAATCAATCGAAGGGTTGGAACATTTAGACAAGATCGTTGATATCGACCAAAGCCCAATCGGGCGCACACCGCGCTCCAACCCCGCGACCTATACTGGCGCCTTCACACCAATCCGTGAATGGTTTGCTGGCCTACCCGAGGCGCAGGCGCGCGGATACAAACCCGGTCGTTTTTCCTTCAACGTTAAAGGGGGGCGTTGTGAGGCCTGTCAGGGCGACGGTGTAATCAAGATTGAGATGCATTTCCTTCCCGATGTGTATGTGGAATGCGATCAGTGTAAGGGCAAACGCTATAACCGTGAAACGTTGGAAATTAAATTTAAGGACAAATCCATCGCTGATGTTCTCGATATGACCGTTGAGGAAGGCGTGAAATTCTTCAAGGCTGTTCCTGCCATTCGCCACAAGTTCGAAATGCTGGAACGGGTTGGCCTTTCCTACATTCGTGTTGGCCAGCAAGCCACCACCCTATCGGGCGGTGAAGCCCAGCGGGTGAAGCTCGCGAAAGAATTGTCAAAACGGTCCACAGGAAAAACCCTCTATATCCTTGATGAACCAACTACAGGCCTGCATTTCGAGGATGTCAGGAAACTAATGGAGGTATTGGATGCCCTCGTTGACCAAGGCAATACGGTTATCGTTATTGAACATAACCTCGAAGTAATCAAAACAGCGGACTGGATTTTGGACCTCGGACCCGAGGGTGGTGACGGCGGCGGTGAAATCGTCGCGACAGGAACACCTGAGCTGGTTGCCAAAATTGAGCGGAGTTATACGGGCAAGTATCTAGCCCCTATTCTCGAACGGCAAGCAGCAGAATAG
- a CDS encoding sterol desaturase family protein yields the protein MPIDLPKPTELAVPLFIVLMLIELIYGWRTGKARFEAKDTLTSLIMGTGSTIAGALSATFTFAFVYWVWDSFRLFDWGYAWWVFVVAFVLDDLAYYWIHRMGHRMRWMWAAHVIHHSSQHYNLSTALRQTWTGSLTPGILFKLPIFILGIDPLIVAFVAGLNLIYQFWIHTEAIDKCPRWFEYLFNTPSHHRVHHSNNPQYLDANYAGVLMVWDRVFGSFVPEDKAEPCRYGLVSDLGTFNPLRVAVHEWVGIFKDMWAAKGIKNKIMFLIAPPGWTPDGSRLTSEMIKERAKRLEMSKADQVAAE from the coding sequence ATGCCAATTGATTTGCCAAAACCAACCGAACTAGCAGTGCCATTATTCATTGTGCTAATGCTCATTGAATTGATATACGGCTGGCGCACTGGCAAAGCCCGCTTTGAAGCGAAAGATACCCTTACATCTTTGATAATGGGAACGGGCAGTACGATAGCTGGCGCCCTTAGTGCCACATTTACTTTCGCTTTCGTTTATTGGGTCTGGGATAGTTTTAGACTTTTTGACTGGGGATACGCGTGGTGGGTTTTTGTAGTAGCCTTCGTTCTTGATGACCTCGCCTATTACTGGATCCACCGGATGGGGCACAGGATGCGCTGGATGTGGGCCGCGCATGTGATCCATCATTCGAGCCAACATTATAACCTCAGTACAGCCCTCAGACAGACATGGACAGGAAGCCTGACACCGGGGATATTGTTTAAGCTACCTATTTTCATCCTTGGGATCGATCCGTTAATTGTTGCCTTTGTCGCTGGATTAAACCTGATTTATCAATTCTGGATTCATACAGAAGCCATTGATAAATGCCCTCGCTGGTTCGAATATCTTTTCAATACCCCCAGCCATCACCGCGTTCATCATTCAAACAACCCACAATATCTGGATGCGAATTATGCTGGTGTCCTGATGGTGTGGGACAGAGTTTTCGGGAGTTTCGTTCCCGAAGATAAAGCCGAGCCTTGTCGCTATGGTCTAGTATCCGACCTTGGCACCTTTAACCCGCTTCGTGTTGCCGTACATGAATGGGTCGGTATTTTTAAGGATATGTGGGCAGCCAAAGGTATCAAAAACAAAATCATGTTTCTGATTGCCCCTCCAGGCTGGACCCCCGATGGCAGTCGGTTAACAAGCGAAATGATCAAAGAACGCGCGAAGCGGCTGGAAATGAGCAAAGCTGATCAGGTTGCTGCTGAGTAG
- a CDS encoding glycerophosphodiester phosphodiesterase family protein gives MPLNAQDDTPIVIAHRGASGYLPEHTLAAYRLGMEQGADYIEPDLVLTKDGHLVARHDIYLSTTTDIKDHPEFADRKRSFNGKEDWYVFDFTLKELKTLYAKQPFASRDQSHNQAHRIPTFDEILSLVNDYNQAHDTVIGLYPEMKQPEVFINEGQDPTDKLLTIFEAMDVADIPFYFQCFDPNFIVQLRPKTKAQLIMLMYEVKDEVNGGMKQNIPFALVQNSIDGIGISKGLLVDDEGRPTPIVKTAHNLGLKVHVWTIRDDMIPKGFVNSAQEMKAIFNMGVDGVFADFPDTARAVVNTFTLAEKVTGLE, from the coding sequence ATGCCATTGAATGCACAGGATGATACACCCATTGTTATCGCGCATCGCGGCGCAAGCGGATATTTGCCAGAGCATACGTTAGCGGCCTATCGTTTAGGAATGGAGCAGGGCGCCGATTATATTGAACCAGATTTAGTGTTGACTAAAGACGGTCATCTTGTTGCGCGTCACGATATTTATTTGTCAACAACAACAGACATCAAGGATCATCCTGAATTTGCAGATAGAAAGCGTAGCTTTAACGGCAAAGAGGATTGGTATGTGTTTGATTTTACGCTGAAGGAACTAAAGACCTTATATGCAAAACAACCGTTTGCATCCCGTGATCAATCCCACAATCAAGCGCACCGCATCCCAACATTTGATGAAATTCTGTCATTAGTTAACGACTATAATCAAGCCCATGATACAGTGATTGGCCTTTATCCAGAAATGAAACAACCTGAAGTGTTTATCAATGAAGGCCAAGATCCAACGGATAAACTACTTACCATTTTTGAGGCGATGGATGTTGCCGATATTCCATTTTACTTTCAGTGTTTTGACCCGAATTTCATCGTTCAGTTGCGACCAAAAACCAAGGCTCAACTCATCATGCTTATGTATGAGGTTAAAGACGAAGTGAATGGTGGTATGAAACAAAATATACCGTTTGCTCTGGTGCAAAACAGTATCGACGGTATCGGTATCAGTAAAGGTTTACTGGTGGATGATGAAGGGCGACCAACGCCAATTGTCAAAACAGCCCATAATCTGGGGTTGAAAGTCCATGTGTGGACTATTCGTGATGACATGATTCCAAAGGGGTTTGTGAATAGTGCGCAGGAAATGAAGGCGATCTTTAATATGGGCGTCGACGGGGTCTTCGCTGACTTCCCTGATACAGCGAGAGCGGTTGTAAATACATTTACTCTAGCGGAAAAGGTGACAGGACTTGAGTAA
- a CDS encoding acyl-CoA dehydrogenase family protein, translating into MQLSEEQRMVQDMARSFAEGQIKPNAASWEKAGEIPADFLQEMGALGLMGMTVPEEWDGAETDYVSYALALIEIAAGDGGLSTLMSVNNAPVCAAILQNGTDAQKERFLKPLAKGEMIGAFCLTEPQAGSDASMLATKAERTNSGWKLNGTKQFITSGKIGGVAIVFAVTDPSAGKRGISAFLVPTDTPGYKVASVEHKLGQKSSDTCQIVFEDMEISTDLLLGEEGGGYKIALANLETGRIGIAAQAVGMAKAAYEYALAYAKERKTFGKEIINHQAVGFRLSDMAIKLHAAELMVLDAAAKKDAGIPCLKEACMAKAYASEEAERICSDAIQILGGYGYLSEYPVERIYRDVRVCQIYEGTSDIQRIVIQRELIK; encoded by the coding sequence ATGCAGTTAAGCGAAGAACAAAGAATGGTTCAGGATATGGCCCGCTCTTTCGCAGAAGGCCAAATCAAACCAAACGCCGCCTCATGGGAAAAAGCAGGGGAAATTCCTGCTGACTTCCTACAGGAAATGGGGGCACTTGGCTTAATGGGCATGACGGTTCCAGAAGAATGGGACGGCGCGGAAACCGATTATGTTTCCTATGCACTTGCGCTAATTGAAATTGCTGCAGGTGATGGCGGTCTTTCGACCCTGATGAGTGTGAATAATGCGCCGGTTTGCGCCGCTATTCTTCAGAATGGCACAGACGCACAAAAAGAACGCTTTCTAAAACCGCTCGCCAAGGGTGAAATGATTGGCGCTTTCTGCCTTACAGAACCGCAAGCGGGTTCTGACGCCTCTATGTTAGCCACCAAGGCGGAGCGCACGAACAGCGGCTGGAAACTGAACGGCACTAAGCAGTTCATTACATCCGGTAAAATTGGCGGCGTGGCTATTGTTTTTGCGGTTACGGACCCAAGCGCTGGCAAACGCGGTATCTCTGCGTTTTTGGTACCGACGGACACGCCGGGTTATAAGGTCGCAAGCGTTGAACACAAACTTGGTCAGAAATCATCTGATACCTGTCAGATCGTTTTTGAAGACATGGAAATTTCGACAGACCTTCTTTTGGGTGAAGAAGGGGGTGGATATAAAATCGCCCTCGCCAATTTGGAAACAGGCCGTATCGGGATTGCCGCACAGGCGGTTGGTATGGCGAAGGCCGCGTATGAATACGCGCTTGCTTACGCCAAGGAACGCAAGACCTTTGGCAAGGAAATCATCAATCATCAGGCAGTTGGATTTCGCCTTTCAGACATGGCGATCAAACTTCATGCCGCTGAATTAATGGTGTTGGACGCGGCGGCGAAGAAAGATGCAGGTATCCCCTGCCTCAAGGAAGCATGCATGGCAAAAGCCTACGCTAGCGAAGAAGCAGAACGCATTTGCTCTGACGCCATTCAAATCCTTGGTGGTTACGGGTACTTAAGCGAATATCCTGTGGAACGGATATACCGTGATGTCCGCGTTTGCCAAATTTATGAAGGTACGTCAGACATCCAACGCATCGTCATCCAACGCGAACTTATAAAATGA